One window from the genome of Buchnera aphidicola (Macrosiphoniella sanborni) encodes:
- the mrcB gene encoding penicillin-binding protein 1B, with amino-acid sequence MKVFFSVLLLILFYGFYLYVKINQLINGKIWNFSNSIYGRIVNLEPGNNAYSQTEILNILKDTMYRKVDCVMLPGEYSVKNNVIEFIRRSFDFPDIKEGEFYTQLLFENNLLKEIKNLENDRHFSFFRLEPKLISILSSPQGEKRIFVSRDKFPKMLVKTLLSVEDKHFYEHDGIHISSIIRACLANITAGRAIQGGSTLTQQLVKNLFLTNTRSVLRKINEIYMALILDCFYTKDRILELYCNEVYLGQDGDEQIRGFPLASIYYFGCPINELTLDQYSLLVGMVKGPSLYNPWNHPISALKRRNLVLLSLYNQEYITKKNYQDLSKKSLNIQPKGNIFSPHPAFIQLVSEEFKKKIKYPIEHFSGIKIFTTFDSISQNALEKAVEIGVPILKKKKQLKDLETAMIVIDKFTGEVQALVGSATPKFHGYNRVLNARRSIGSLSKPITYLTALSQPNKYHLNTWISDRPIAIKLDNGEYWIPKNNNFYFSGKVMLLDALIHSINIPTVNLSVDIGFEKLVDHWLKLGISKNHISLFPSISLGAINLTPIEIAQVFQVIANSGDKSSLSSLRSVISDNGQVFYQTLPQLEHVESAEASYLTLYAMQQVVNNGTAKSLGKNFKEFSLAGKTGTTNNLIDNWFVGIDGKQVVITWIGRDNNETTKLYSASGAMKIYERYLQYKKPKPLVLIPPKNINMFYVDTLGRLFCKKDHQHHRIIPIWNLKNKKICDADTELEYYSIDKKKNILSWFKSLF; translated from the coding sequence TATAGTGTAAAAAATAATGTCATAGAATTTATAAGACGTTCTTTTGATTTTCCTGATATAAAAGAAGGAGAATTTTATACACAATTATTATTTGAGAATAATCTTCTCAAAGAGATTAAAAATCTTGAAAATGATCGCCATTTTAGTTTTTTTCGTTTAGAACCTAAATTGATTTCTATATTATCATCTCCTCAAGGAGAAAAACGTATTTTTGTTTCTCGTGATAAATTTCCAAAAATGTTAGTTAAAACACTTTTATCTGTTGAGGATAAACATTTTTATGAACATGATGGTATTCATATATCTTCTATAATAAGAGCTTGTTTAGCTAATATAACAGCTGGTCGTGCGATTCAAGGTGGAAGTACGCTTACTCAGCAATTAGTAAAAAACTTGTTTTTAACAAATACACGTTCAGTTTTAAGAAAAATTAATGAAATATATATGGCATTAATTTTAGATTGTTTTTATACCAAAGATCGTATTTTAGAATTATATTGTAATGAAGTGTATTTAGGTCAAGATGGTGATGAACAAATTCGAGGATTTCCATTAGCAAGTATTTATTATTTTGGATGTCCAATAAATGAATTAACTTTAGATCAATATTCATTATTAGTCGGAATGGTAAAAGGACCATCTTTATATAATCCTTGGAATCATCCTATTTCTGCTTTAAAAAGAAGAAATTTAGTTTTATTATCATTATATAATCAAGAGTATATCACAAAAAAAAATTATCAAGATTTATCTAAAAAATCTTTAAATATTCAACCTAAAGGTAATATTTTTTCACCTCATCCTGCTTTTATACAATTAGTATCTGAAGAATTTAAAAAAAAAATAAAATATCCAATTGAGCATTTTTCAGGTATAAAAATTTTTACAACTTTTGATTCTATTTCACAAAATGCATTAGAAAAGGCTGTTGAAATTGGTGTGCCTATATTAAAGAAAAAAAAACAATTAAAAGATTTAGAAACAGCGATGATAGTTATAGATAAATTTACAGGTGAAGTGCAAGCACTCGTTGGAAGTGCTACACCAAAGTTTCATGGTTATAACCGAGTATTAAATGCTCGTCGTTCAATTGGTTCATTGTCTAAACCAATAACTTATTTAACTGCTTTGTCACAACCTAATAAATACCATTTAAATACTTGGATTTCTGATCGTCCAATTGCAATTAAATTAGATAATGGAGAATATTGGATTCCAAAAAATAATAATTTTTATTTTAGTGGAAAAGTTATGTTATTAGATGCATTAATTCATTCAATTAATATTCCTACGGTTAATCTGAGTGTAGATATAGGTTTCGAAAAGTTAGTTGATCATTGGTTAAAATTAGGTATATCTAAAAATCATATTTCTCTTTTTCCATCAATATCTTTAGGAGCTATTAATTTAACACCTATTGAAATAGCTCAAGTATTTCAGGTTATTGCAAATAGTGGTGATAAATCGTCATTATCTTCATTGAGATCAGTTATATCAGATAATGGTCAAGTATTTTATCAAACTTTGCCCCAATTAGAACATGTAGAATCTGCTGAAGCTTCTTATTTAACATTATATGCTATGCAACAAGTAGTAAATAATGGTACAGCGAAATCGTTAGGAAAAAATTTTAAAGAATTTTCTTTAGCGGGAAAAACTGGAACTACAAATAATTTGATTGATAATTGGTTTGTAGGAATTGATGGCAAACAAGTAGTTATTACATGGATAGGAAGAGATAATAATGAAACAACTAAATTATATAGTGCTTCTGGAGCAATGAAAATTTATGAAAGATATTTACAATATAAAAAACCAAAACCATTAGTATTAATACCGCCAAAAAACATTAATATGTTTTATGTTGATACATTAGGAAGATTATTTTGTAAAAAAGATCATCAACATCATCGAATAATACCAATATGGAATTTAAAAAATAAAAAAATTTGTGATGCTGATACAGAATTAGAATATTATTCAATAGATAAGAAAAAAAATATTTTATCTTGGTTTAAAAGTTTATTTTAA